The Onthophagus taurus isolate NC chromosome 6, IU_Otau_3.0, whole genome shotgun sequence region ttttaaatgaagatgacaaatatgtcaaaattgacgttgacgtttcaaaccggaagtgattgtatttccattaatattgaagttaaatatgtcgagtttggactcattttaaagggttttttatgaagttgacatatatgtcaaaattaaagtttaaaaagttgtaaaatgaaattaaggacgaagtgttacaagtttacaggttaaaatttaagaacggtcttttttaacaaaagaaatattaagaaaggcttaaaaatcgacgatttttttttaatcaatgcaAAATGACctaaaaacacattaaaaataataagaaagtgcggaaaagtgactaacactagattaacttcagttataaaacttctattatatgataactaacttcaggattaaaatgtcaacctcaattttgacatatttgtaatcttcattaaaaatcctttaaaatgagtacacaCACggcatatttatcttcaatattaatgaagttatggtcaacatccgattaagaatgtcaacgtcaattttgacatatttgtaatcgtcgtgaaaaatcctttaaaatgagtccaaacatgatacgtttaattccaatattactcgagatataagcaacttccgatttgaaatgtcaatgtcattttgacatattcttaatttttataaaatgtcttaatatttgtcacaaaaacaaaattacaataaaaaaaataaaaaattaaggttggtattaatatttaaaaattaaattgccatcttcattgttgctaacttcgggtttaatgttttttattctaacttttttgttttttgagataagtgcgtcatctttgggctcattttaaaggtttttaaatgaagatgacaaatatgtcaaaattgacgttgacgtttcaaaccggaagtgattgtatttccattaatattgaagttaaatatgtcgagtttggactcattttaaagggttttttatgaagttgacaaatatgtcaaaattaaaagttgaaatttcgaacttttttgttttttgaggtaaatgcgtcaagtttggactcactttaaaggttattttataaaaattaagaatatgtcaaaatgacattgacatttcaaaccggaagttgcgtatatctcgagtaatattggaattaaacgtatcatgtttggactcattttaaaggatttttcacgacgattaaaaataaataacaaatatgtcaaaattgacgttgacattcttaaccggaagttgaccataatttcattaatattgaagataaatatgtcgagtttggactcattttaaagggtttttaatgaagttgacaaatatgtcaaaattaaaagttgaaatttcgaacttttttgttttttgaggtaaatgcgtcaagtttggactcacttgaaaggttattttatgaaaattacgaATATACGTCTCTCaggacggctaaacccgaatgattctagttctcagtctaatgttagttactagcactatcactagatctaacgcaagacctagaactagaaacattcggatttagccgcacgtctctcaagacggctaaacccgaatgattctagtttaggtcttgtgttagttctagtgatagtgctagtaattttaaaatgtactcTCTTGATTTAACTAGAATTTCTGATTATTCGCGAATTCTCTTCCTTAAGAGATCAACTAGTGACCAAGGTGATAAGACAACAGATTGTCTGCAACCCTAAGCTGAGCGTGAAGTACGCACATCTAAGCTCAATATATCACAATAGATATGACTTCATCAAATCTAATATGTGTAGAACCATCTTAAAACCTGTTTAATCCCATGAaagatttaacttttttgatattgaattaaaaagaaataagaaaaattaaatttgttacattGTTTTGAGGTTGAGAAAATATGAGCTTTCTTGAGAATAAAACAAAGAGATTTTGAAGTTACGatcaaatgttatattatgaaattaaatgaCTCGTATACACTACattgaatattaatttattcaacTTAAACATTACAACGAACGATATAGAACTGATTCTCGACCTGGCTCTTacgaataatacaaaaaaaacttgcCTTTAATGTGTTCGACAAACGTAATAAACAacgaaataaattcaaaatgcaAATCTCaaaatacaaactttaaacataattaaataatgattaatttcattatttacaGGTTTCCGTCATAATAAATCGATAATCACCCTTCTAAAAACAgctttttaaatcttttttaaacaCTTATCGATAATCACTGTTTATTGTGTCCTTTAAAAAGCTCTTTTGCAAAATCTCCCAATTAAAAACgcattataaatattaaaagtacCACAACAATAAATAGTTTTGTTCTTCCGGGAACGTTTTAAAAACGCGAAGAACTGTCCAGAAAAACCACATAATAGAAGTGGGGAGACTTAAAACTCTCCCCTCATTGGACGGTCGATCGAAAGCACAACTTGGAGTATTTAACTTGTCACTAAAGAAGTCAGTGTGCGTAGAAATATTGAACGCTAaagattaatttgaaattaaaaatgattccaATTGgatttcaacaacaaaaagaagtggtaatattaaattattattttttaaaacttaattaattaattatttttttaaattaatttgtatacAGATACATGATGATGAACCTAAAGATCTTTCAAAAACatctttatcaaaaaaaattccattaaTGAAGTTTTCAAAGTCACCGATTTTAGAGGAATCTCAAgaagataaaaatgatatcaacGGTATAAGAGTCCCTAAAATGAATTCGCACGGAAAATTAACAACATACAAATGCAAACAATGCGATTTTGTCGCAACCACTAAAGTTGATTTTTGGCAACATTCAAAAGACAAACATTACCGcccagaaaaaactttttattgcaaattttgtccTTTCGTAACCGAATTAAAACATCATTTCGAATACCACGTGAATGGCCACACAGGAACTAAACCCTACAAATGCGAACAATGCGATTATTCTTGCGTAAACAAGTCGATGTTGAACTCACACATGAAATCGCATTCGCAAATTTATCAATATAGATGTAAAGATTGTCTTTATGTTTCGAAATATTGtcatagtttaaaaaatcatttaagaaaatataatcATCGACCGTCAGTTGTGCTTAACGTTGATGGAACGGAAAATCACCATCAAATTATTGACGTTTATGGAACGAGAAGAGGACCAAGACCTAAATTGAAAAcgaattcagaaaaaaattataattcgaTTGAAAATTCGAAGATTCCCAAAATTTGTGAAATTACTCCTCCTCAAATTCCTTTTCCTTTAAATCCGGCTATTTTAAATCCGTTTATGATGAACGAAATGTTTATTAGGATGGCTTTGCAACTCCAACAACGAACTTTAAttgctcaaaataataatttaattatttcatcgGCTAACTCAATTCATAGCAATGAAAATACGAGCGACGACGAAGATAGTATTAGTGAGGTTTCCGacgaagaagaaaacaaaaatcgattattttcattaaataataatcttcaatgtaaaatttgcgaaattagttttagtaataaggaaatttttgatattcataTGAGCAATCATAATCCCGAAAATCCTTTACAATGCACTCGATGTGATATAATTTGTGAGAAtggagttaatttttttaaacatattcacgaaaaacactaaaataaaacaaatgttttgtatttttgtgttGCTCTAGTCCTTCTAGTGCAATGAttataacataataattttatttttgtataattaataattgtaaatGTGAAGTATGGTTTTTTTTAGGAGTTTAAGACTGATTTGTAATAGAAAAATGATctcaaatcaaaataaaatgattgatcaataaaaattaaatataattttataccaattttttgtagtattttttttaatgttgtatTTAGCAAAAATGGCTTGAATATAAAATCTccccaattttttaaatgaaatattttaagtttttcgaattttttcaacattcacAAAATGTCACAAAGCAAAGTATTAAGGAAAACACTTTAAGTGATATATTTTGCAAGAGTATAAATCTCctttatgtaatttttcatATATCATTGAACTATACTTACTGTGATGACGTATCTTCATCAAATCATCAACCACGATGctagtttagtgaaaattagatgaaatcgtggttttacatcttgttatTGGCAAAGCACGGGATTCggaatgttttagaaaaaatgttttagtataaaagttgtagcaaacttaatactaaacaatattgctctttacACTTTTGCACTCAGAttcataaatatcgagaaaaatgcgtaaaagtgaaaattagatgaaatcgtggttttacatcttgttctTGGTAAAGCACGGGATTCGTACGATttggaaaaaaagttttagtataaaagttgtagcaaacttaatactaaacaatattgctctttacACTTTTGCACTCAGAttcataaatatcgagaaaaatgtgtaaaagtgaaaattagatgaaatcgtggttttacatcttgttatTGGAAAAGCATGGGGTTCGGAACGATttagacaaaaaaatttagtataaaagttgtagcaaatttaattttaaacagtaTTGGTCTTTACACTTTTGcactcagatgcataaatatctaAAGGAACGggtaaaagtgaaaattagatgaaatcatggTTTTACATATTGTTATTGGTAAAGCACGGGATTCGtacgatttagaaaaaaagttttagtataaaagttgtaaaaaacttaattttaaacaatattgttctttaCACTTTTAcactcagatgcataaatctCGAGGAAAATGCGTAAcagtgaaaattagatgaaatcgaggttttacatcttgttatTGGTAAAGCACGGGATTCGtacgatttagaaaaaaagttttagtataaaagttgtaaaaaacttaattttaaacaatattgttctttaCACTTTTAcactcagatgcataaatctCGAGGAAAATGCGTAAcagtgaaaattagatgaaatcgaggttttacatcttgttatTGGTAAAGCACGGGATTCGtacgatttagaaaaaaagttttagtataaaagttgtaaaaaacttaattttaaacaatattactttttacacttttgcactcagatgcataaatatcgagaaaaatgcgtaAAACTGaaatttagatgaaatcgtggttttacatcttgttacTGGTAAAGCACGGGATTCGGatcgatttagaaaaaaagttttagtataaaagttgttaaaaactttattcttaacaacattgctctcttctacttttgctgtcagaggcataaatatcgagaaaaatgcgtaAAAGtcaaaattagatgaaatcgtggttttacattttgttattgGTAAAGCATTTGATTTGtacgatttagaaaaaaagttttagtattaaagttgtaacaaacttaattttaaacaatattgctctttacACTTTTGCACTCAGATGCATAACTATCTAGAAAAATGCGTAAAACTGaaatttagatgaaatcgtggttttacatcatGTTACTGGTAAAGCACGGGATTCGGATCGATTTAgacaaaaagttttagtacaaaagttgtaacaaactgtattcttaacaacattgctctcttctacttttgctgtcagaggcataaatatcgagaaaaatgcgtaAAAGtcaaaattagatgaaatcgtgattttacatcttgttaTTGGTAAAGCACGGGATTCGtacgatttagaaaaaaagttttagtataaaagttgtaaaaaacttaattttaaacaatattgctctttacACTTTTGCACTCAGATGCATAACTATCTAGAAAAATGCGTAAAACTGaaatttagatgaaatcgtggttttacatcatGTTACTGGTAAAGCACGGGATTCGGATCGATTTAgacaaaaagttttagtacaaaagttgtaacaaactttattcttaacaacattgctctcttCTACTTTTGCTGTCAGAGGCATAaatgtcgagaaaaatgcgTAAAAGtcaaaattagatgaaatcgtggttttacatcttgttatTGGTAAAGCACGGGATTCGtacgatttagaaaaaaagttttagtataaaagttgtaaaaaacttaattttaaacaatattactttttacacttttgcactcagatgcataaatatctaGAAAAATGCGTAAAACTGaaatttagatgaaatcgtggttttacatcttggtACTGGTAAAACACGGAATTCGTATCGATTTAgacaaaaagttttagtataaaagttgtaacaagctttatttttaacaacattgctctcttctacttttgctgtcagaggcataaatatcgagaaaaatgcgtaAAAGtcaaaattagatgaaatcgtgattttacatcttgttaTTGGTAAAGCACGGGATTCGtacgatttagaaaaaaagttttagtataaaagttgtaaaaaacttaattttaaacaatattgctctttacacttttgcactcagatgcataaatatctaGAAAAATGCGTAAAACTGaaatttagatgaaatcgtggttttacaccTTGTTATTGGTAAAGCACGGGATTCGGATCGATTTAgacaaaaagttttagtacaaaagttgtaacaaactttattcttaacaacattgctctcttctacttttgctgtcagaggcataaatatcgagaaaaatgcgtaAAAGtcaaaattagatgaaatcgtggttttacatcttgttatTGGTAAAGCACGGGATTCGtacgatttagaaaaaaagttttagtataaaagttgtagcaaacttaattctaaacaatattgctcgtTACACTTTTAcgctcagatgcataaatatcgagaaaaatgcgtaACAGTGAAGATTAGATGAAATCgaggttttacatcttgttatTAGTAAAGCACGGGATTCGGAACGATTTAGCCAAAAAGTTTAAGTATAGAACTTATAGTaaacttcatttttaataatattgctcttctatacttttgctctcacaatcagatgcataaatatcgaggaaaatacgaatttaaattaaaacagcGCCAAACACGGTGTCATTCTGAGATTTGTACAAGGTTAACGGAAAAGAATTGAGATCGGggattttataatttcttaataataatcttttaagTCTTAATAATCGAGTACATCGTTTACAAGTTATTTCCACCAAAAGATTCAggcatttttgtgttatattCGTTTTGTTGTTGATAACGAACGTTATAGCCAGAACAACAATTTACTATAAAAGACCACCATAAGGaatcttataaaaaattcttgtCGCTACAAGAAGTTAAgttaacccaacccaacctaaaaatcaatttatagtaacaattttaattaatttttataaattgttaataaaatatctcctttaaatttccattttgtttaaaaattaataataaaacgataaaattttacttaTTACTTTAAGTAAAAACCCCAAtccctttttttaaattattagttacggttgaggttaaaaaaagaactaaaaataggaAGCCTTTTATTCTCCTCTTTTTCCTAgccttatttatttttttttaatacatcttGGGCAAATAGCCAATATTCCACCCAATTGTCGACGAGGAAAAGGGGCAGTCAATAGGGAGGAAGAGGAAGAAATCCCCACCACCGCTGACCGTTAGGGATGCTTTTAAGGGTGGGTAGTGGGGGTTCAAATATAGAAGGTAATTTCTAAAGTTCAACACCAAGTCTGTGTTCTGTGCTCGTCTTGTAAACACGAacttataattataaaaagtgaataatttttagtgaatttaaggataaatttttaataatatattaaaagtaagtaaccaaatttaaaaaattaataacaatttcggtattaatttttttcttttatttaaatagttaTGGCAATCGCACTTCAAAATTATTCGTTACCTTCAATGGTAACACCACCAAGAACACCTCAATTTCAACTTAAACCTGACTCCTTCGATCAACGCCATCAAGAAACGCCGagaaacaacgaaattcatcaccaaaatattcaaaatcataATCATCCGGTGATTAAATCAGAACCAATGGATGATTATGAAAGTATTCCTCACCATCACCAATACAACCCTCACTTTCCAGTTTATAATTTCCAACAAATCCCAACATCGTTTGGAGAAAATCCATTAGGAAATTTACAAACTCGATTTGGACAACTTTCACCAACAAATTTATCAACGAGCCCACAAATTTCAACGCCCCGTCCAGAATTACCTGTCACCCCTGAAAGTCCTTTAAGAACAACCCCTAATTTGCCGTCGGGATGTGAATCGCCAACCAGATTAAGCGATATAGATTTAGTTGGAACGCCAAAAAAGAACTCGTCGAAAccaaaatcttttaaatgtCGAATGTGCGAATACGTTGCAACAACAAAAGAAGAAAGTTGgattcatttaaaaacacatttaaaaCCAGAAAAGATGTTGTGCTGCCCAAGGTGTCCATTTGTAACCGAATATAAACATCATTTAGAATACCATCTTTTAAATCACGATGGTTCAAAACCGTTCGTTTGCCCCGAATGTGAATACATGTGCGTTAACAAATCAATGTTGAGATCCCACTTAAAATCACATTCGCAAATTTATCAATATAGATGCAAAGATTGTGATTACGTATCAAAATATTGTCATACTTTTAAGATTCATTTAAGAAAGTATCGCCACGAACCTGGACCAGTTTTAAATCCGGATGGAACTGAAGATATTACGAAAATTATCGATGTTTATGGAAGCCGAAGAGGACCAAGAAAACGTACCGTTTCGATcgataatttacaaaatcctattaataatttaaaaaccttAACTAATCAAAATCTTATcccaaatcaaaatttaatttcgaatCAAAATCTAATTCCAAATCAAGTATcgaatcaaaatcaaattacaaatcaaattcaaaatttatcgATTCCTAAACTTCCTCAAATAATTCCCGAAGAAAATGTGGCAACGCAACCACCGTTGGCTAATCCACTTTTTAATCCGTTCCTTGTAAATTCGATGGTTTTAGCACAATTTATGAATTTACAAAGATTCGTCGCTGAGTTAAGAAATCGAAACGTTGAATCAAATTCTGAAAGTGAAAACAACGATGATTATACCTGTAATGTTTGTGGGGTTTCCTTCAAGACTGAAACGTTGTACGGTATTCACATGGAATACCATGATAacgaaaatcctttaaaatgtacGTCTTGTGGAAAAACCAACGAAAACGGGGAGAATTTCTTTATACATTTAACGCGCGAAAGgcattaattaaaacgtttattttttttatttttagaaatattaaaatttctagtcgatttctttttgtatatttttgtatcataACTGTTTGTTTAGATAAGTTTTCATTTCTTTGTTATTTTCGTAAAAACGTTACTTTAAGAGTTTAAGActgaaattaacaaaaaaaaattatccttTGTATCcatattttgtttcatttctttgtttttttctttttttgtgtaaCGAGGTTTTTAAGACTGAAATCAACAAAGAAACGAATAAAACGTTTGACGTTTgtaaattgatataaaaatcgtaTTGGAAATGTTGGTTTTCTGAgcgaaaaatcaaaaaacttattgtattttattgGAAGATGTgacctttaaaatattttgtagagAACAATAACGAACCCAAAACCTTAGATTTAagcatatttatttatgtacttaagaaattttatattcagTAGGTgcgttaataaatttataacttacttaaaaataatgcttttttaattaatctgtCCTGATTGGTCATATAACACACTTCTTTGTTCATATTTTAGCAAGCCAAGAGATATTTTGTAAGAATTTCCAAGAtgcaatcaatttttatgccaaattgaagctaaaatcgTGCTCTTCATGaccatatatttatttttaatatcttataATGACGTATAATGATGTTACAAAAGTACATcattattaattcaattaattctgTTAAACAGTACATttctatactctattttttaattcggaggagtgttttcaaattgtaGCCCCAAAAAGAAGGGTTGCTATTAGTCAGTTtcacattcgggtttagccgcacgtctctcaaggcggctaaatccgaatgattctagatcttgtgttagttctagttttagttcaataaaaatatgcaacatagtaatcttaataagaatcaaaaatgctttcatttgataccaaacatgatatatttgagttaaaaaataagactgttaggttagaatttgtcaaatgtcaaaattaaatataacgacttgtctataaatattgaaatgatctgaataagaatcaaaaatgctttaatttgataccaaacatattatatttgagttaaaaagtaaaaaagttaggttaaaaaatgtcaaatgtcaaaattagatataacaattttttgataaatattgaaatgatcttaataagaatcaaaaatgctttcatttgttaccaaacatgatatatttgagttaaataataaaaaaattaggatagaaactgtcaaatgtcaaaattaggtATAACGCTttcttgataaatattgaaatgatcttatcgttaataagaatcaaaaatgctttaatttgataccacatatgatatatttaaaaaattaaatgttataaactgtcaaatgtcaaataatcgccattttttg contains the following coding sequences:
- the LOC111424931 gene encoding protein hunchback-like, translated to MIPIGFQQQKEVIHDDEPKDLSKTSLSKKIPLMKFSKSPILEESQEDKNDINGIRVPKMNSHGKLTTYKCKQCDFVATTKVDFWQHSKDKHYRPEKTFYCKFCPFVTELKHHFEYHVNGHTGTKPYKCEQCDYSCVNKSMLNSHMKSHSQIYQYRCKDCLYVSKYCHSLKNHLRKYNHRPSVVLNVDGTENHHQIIDVYGTRRGPRPKLKTNSEKNYNSIENSKIPKICEITPPQIPFPLNPAILNPFMMNEMFIRMALQLQQRTLIAQNNNLIISSANSIHSNENTSDDEDSISEVSDEEENKNRLFSLNNNLQCKICEISFSNKEIFDIHMSNHNPENPLQCTRCDIICENGVNFFKHIHEKH
- the LOC111424952 gene encoding protein hunchback-like, giving the protein MVTPPRTPQFQLKPDSFDQRHQETPRNNEIHHQNIQNHNHPVIKSEPMDDYESIPHHHQYNPHFPVYNFQQIPTSFGENPLGNLQTRFGQLSPTNLSTSPQISTPRPELPVTPESPLRTTPNLPSGCESPTRLSDIDLVGTPKKNSSKPKSFKCRMCEYVATTKEESWIHLKTHLKPEKMLCCPRCPFVTEYKHHLEYHLLNHDGSKPFVCPECEYMCVNKSMLRSHLKSHSQIYQYRCKDCDYVSKYCHTFKIHLRKYRHEPGPVLNPDGTEDITKIIDVYGSRRGPRKRTVSIDNLQNPINNLKTLTNQNLIPNQNLISNQNLIPNQVSNQNQITNQIQNLSIPKLPQIIPEENVATQPPLANPLFNPFLVNSMVLAQFMNLQRFVAELRNRNVESNSESENNDDYTCNVCGVSFKTETLYGIHMEYHDNENPLKCTSCGKTNENGENFFIHLTRERH